In Chitinophagaceae bacterium, one genomic interval encodes:
- the recR gene encoding recombination protein RecR, whose translation MNLPSELMENAVREFAKLPGIGRKTALRLVLHLIQSDLSASEHFGNAIIDMRKKIKFCQKCNNISDGDLCSICVNKSRNHELICVVESVRELLIIENTGHYNGLYHILGGLISPIDGINPEDLHINSLIKRVESEETKELIMALNSTMEGDTTVFYLSRKLKNLPVKITTIARGVSFGGELEYADEVTLARSIESRRPFEFYMHQNQSEDN comes from the coding sequence ATGAATTTACCTTCCGAATTGATGGAAAATGCAGTCAGGGAGTTTGCAAAACTTCCCGGTATTGGTCGTAAAACAGCTTTAAGGTTAGTGCTGCACCTTATTCAGTCAGATTTATCAGCTTCTGAACACTTTGGTAATGCCATCATAGACATGAGGAAAAAAATTAAGTTTTGTCAAAAATGTAATAATATCTCAGATGGTGATTTGTGCTCTATTTGTGTAAATAAATCCAGAAACCACGAACTGATTTGCGTAGTTGAATCTGTCAGAGAACTGCTAATTATTGAAAATACAGGACATTACAATGGCTTATACCATATTTTGGGAGGATTGATTTCCCCTATTGATGGCATAAACCCCGAAGATCTTCATATTAACAGCCTTATTAAAAGAGTTGAAAGTGAAGAAACGAAAGAGCTTATTATGGCATTAAATTCAACTATGGAGGGGGATACGACAGTTTTTTATCTTTCCAGAAAACTCAAAAACTTACCGGTTAAAATTACAACTATTGCCAGAGGAGTGTCCTTCGGTGGTGAGCTCGAATATGCTGATGAAGTTACTTTAGCCCGCTCTATAGAATCGAGAAGACCTTTTGAATTTTATATGCATCAAAACCAATCGGAAGACAACTAA
- a CDS encoding CocE/NonD family hydrolase — MSSIFFKTVLVFFMLNCCFNYANSQVFLNPDVDSIIVRDNNKIAADIYLPAGNGPFSTILIQTPYNRLFYRAGLPLGIEKNLSELRYAIVITDWRCFYGSSDACIPLTNNTIRGEDGYDIIEWITQQNWSNGKVGTWGASALAKVQFMTAREKHPAHICAVPLVSGSQFQYDEYFPGGAARTEYIEQLSGIGFDFSTTLMNNPHYNNVWQFVENNNMFPDEIEIPMLHIAGWYDHNLKLMINLFDTLQKVSPAAADQHILIGPWAHGGFGQTQVGSIQQGEMMYPEAEKFNDSLAIAFFDYHLENISNGWETKSPVIYYQVGSNTWVNANQWPPDGNTSLKFYLNENNLLTLSEPAQNNLNYSFEYNPEDPSPTIGGATLKQVLLQGPYDQAPVEQRNDNLVFTSEVLESDLHTTGSVVVKLHVESDKKDTDFIVRLTNVYPDGRSILKNEQILRMRFRDGYTVNDTSFLEAGVIYPIEIELPPQAITFNAGNRVRLIISSSNYPRYNRNMNNGAANMYPGNSFDAVFNPEIATNTVFANTNNLSFIEFQTPQFNFTEKIAESKAELTIYPVPANDVLTIEQTNELLFENPEIVIFDIYGRAISSQKHYRNHSTHIQLNVENLAEGFYILSVNDKGRTINKKILIQR, encoded by the coding sequence ATGAGTTCTATTTTTTTCAAAACAGTCCTTGTTTTCTTCATGCTTAATTGTTGTTTTAACTACGCTAACTCACAAGTATTTTTAAACCCGGATGTAGATTCAATTATCGTTCGGGATAATAATAAAATAGCTGCGGACATCTACTTGCCGGCCGGAAACGGACCTTTTTCTACCATACTCATTCAAACACCTTATAACAGGCTTTTTTACCGAGCAGGCTTACCGCTTGGAATAGAAAAAAATCTTTCTGAACTCAGATATGCTATAGTTATAACTGACTGGAGATGTTTTTATGGGTCTTCGGATGCTTGTATTCCACTGACCAATAACACTATTAGAGGAGAGGATGGTTATGATATTATTGAATGGATTACCCAACAAAATTGGTCGAATGGGAAAGTTGGTACCTGGGGAGCATCTGCTTTGGCAAAAGTTCAGTTTATGACAGCCCGAGAAAAACACCCGGCACATATTTGTGCTGTCCCATTAGTTTCGGGGAGTCAGTTTCAATATGATGAGTATTTTCCGGGGGGTGCAGCAAGAACTGAATATATTGAACAATTAAGTGGAATAGGCTTTGATTTTAGCACAACCTTAATGAATAATCCTCATTACAATAATGTCTGGCAATTTGTTGAAAATAACAATATGTTTCCTGACGAAATTGAAATCCCTATGCTTCACATCGCAGGATGGTATGATCATAATCTTAAGTTGATGATAAATCTCTTTGATACGCTGCAAAAAGTTTCTCCGGCAGCTGCAGACCAGCATATACTTATAGGACCCTGGGCTCATGGTGGTTTTGGACAAACTCAGGTTGGAAGTATTCAACAGGGAGAAATGATGTATCCCGAAGCAGAAAAATTTAACGATTCCCTAGCTATTGCATTTTTTGACTATCATCTGGAAAATATTTCAAATGGCTGGGAAACAAAAAGTCCGGTTATTTATTATCAAGTCGGATCAAATACATGGGTAAATGCAAACCAGTGGCCTCCTGATGGAAATACCTCTCTCAAATTTTATTTAAATGAAAATAATTTGCTTACCTTATCAGAACCGGCTCAAAATAATTTAAATTACAGCTTTGAGTACAACCCGGAAGACCCTAGTCCGACTATTGGAGGAGCTACGCTAAAGCAGGTTTTATTGCAAGGTCCTTACGATCAGGCTCCCGTAGAGCAAAGAAATGATAATCTGGTATTCACTTCAGAAGTTCTTGAAAGCGACCTTCATACTACCGGGAGTGTTGTTGTTAAACTGCATGTTGAATCAGATAAAAAAGATACGGACTTTATCGTGAGGCTCACTAATGTCTATCCGGACGGAAGAAGTATTTTAAAGAATGAGCAGATTTTGAGAATGCGTTTCAGAGATGGGTATACCGTTAATGATACCAGCTTTTTAGAAGCGGGAGTTATTTATCCCATTGAAATTGAATTGCCTCCTCAGGCTATCACTTTTAATGCAGGAAATAGAGTTCGATTGATTATTAGTTCGTCAAACTATCCGAGATATAACCGTAACATGAATAACGGAGCAGCAAATATGTATCCCGGAAATAGTTTTGATGCAGTCTTTAATCCTGAAATTGCCACCAATACGGTTTTTGCAAACACAAATAATTTGTCCTTTATTGAGTTTCAAACTCCGCAATTTAATTTTACAGAAAAAATAGCTGAAAGTAAAGCTGAGTTAACTATCTATCCGGTGCCGGCAAATGATGTTTTAACAATTGAGCAAACCAATGAGCTTCTTTTTGAAAATCCTGAAATAGTTATTTTTGATATCTATGGAAGGGCAATATCCTCTCAAAAACATTATCGAAACCACTCAACACATATACAATTGAATGTAGAAAATTTAGCAGAAGGATTTTATATCCTTTCTGTCAATGATAAGGGGCGGACGATTAACAAAAAAATTCTGATTCAGCGCTAA